A region from the Flavobacterium enshiense genome encodes:
- the hppD gene encoding 4-hydroxyphenylpyruvate dioxygenase — protein MADEIKSVEYGLEKIFEGAQDFLPLLGTDYVEFYVGNAKQAAHFYKTAFGFQSLAYAGLETGVKDRASYVLKQDKIRLVLTTALNSGSPIGEHVKKHGDGVKVIALWVEDARSAFDETTKRGAKPYFEPVVEKDDDGEVVRAGIYGAYGETVFVFVERKNYNGIFLPGYSEWKSDYNPEPVGLKYIDHMVGNTGWNRMNEAVKWFEDVMGFVNFLSFDDKQITTEYSALMSKVMSNGNGRIKFPINEPAEGKKRSQIEEYLDFYEDEGVQHIAVATDDIIKTVADMRARGVEFLSTPPQAYYDAIPERLKDHMNKFKEDIHELQKLGIMIDADEEGYLLQIFTKPVEDRPTLFFEIIQRMGAKGFGAGNFKALFESIEREQQLRGTL, from the coding sequence ATGGCAGATGAAATTAAATCCGTTGAATACGGCTTAGAGAAAATATTTGAAGGGGCACAGGATTTTTTACCCCTTTTAGGAACTGATTATGTAGAATTCTACGTAGGGAACGCTAAACAGGCAGCTCACTTTTATAAAACCGCATTCGGATTCCAGTCCTTGGCTTATGCAGGTTTGGAAACAGGTGTGAAAGACCGTGCATCTTATGTGTTGAAGCAGGATAAAATCCGTTTGGTTTTAACTACGGCTTTGAATAGTGGTTCTCCAATCGGCGAGCACGTGAAAAAACATGGAGATGGGGTTAAAGTTATTGCACTTTGGGTAGAAGATGCACGTTCCGCTTTTGATGAAACTACAAAACGTGGAGCAAAACCTTATTTTGAACCTGTTGTTGAAAAAGATGATGATGGGGAAGTAGTGCGTGCTGGTATCTATGGTGCTTATGGGGAAACAGTTTTCGTTTTTGTTGAACGCAAAAATTATAATGGAATCTTTTTGCCTGGATATAGTGAATGGAAATCTGATTACAATCCTGAACCTGTTGGACTTAAATATATTGACCACATGGTTGGGAATACTGGATGGAACAGAATGAATGAAGCTGTAAAATGGTTTGAAGATGTTATGGGGTTTGTGAATTTCCTTTCTTTTGATGACAAACAAATTACGACAGAGTATTCCGCTTTAATGTCTAAAGTAATGTCCAATGGAAACGGCCGTATCAAATTCCCAATCAACGAGCCGGCAGAAGGGAAAAAACGTTCGCAGATTGAAGAATACTTAGATTTTTACGAGGATGAAGGAGTTCAACATATTGCTGTTGCTACCGATGATATCATTAAAACCGTTGCCGACATGCGTGCCCGTGGTGTGGAATTTTTAAGCACACCGCCTCAAGCGTATTACGATGCAATTCCGGAGCGTTTGAAAGATCATATGAATAAATTCAAAGAAGATATTCATGAGCTTCAGAAATTGGGAATTATGATTGATGCCGATGAAGAAGGTTATTTATTGCAGATTTTTACCAAGCCGGTTGAAGACCGTCCGACACTTTTCTTCGAGATTATTCAAAGAATGGGAGCAAAAGGATTTGGTGCAGGTAACTTTAAAGCGCTTTTCGAATCGATAGAAAGAGAGCAACAATTAAGAGGAACGTTATAG
- a CDS encoding homogentisate 1,2-dioxygenase → MPIYHKLGDFPQKRHTIFEKPDGGLYYEQLFGTEGFHGHSSLLYHVYRPTQVKEIVKSYSVEPKIAIGKNIKSLLFKGFELKPEDDFLDSRKAMLVNKDCTIGLAAPKKSLRDYFYKNADADEMIFIHKGKGKLRTMMGNIDFQYGDYLIIPRGMIYQIDFETSENRLFYVESFAPFYTPKRYKNQSGQHLEHSPFCERDFILPNEIETYDEKGDFLIKIKKEGMIHEVVYATHPFDVIGWDGYNFPYGFSIHNFEPITGRVHQPPPVHQTFETATFVVCSFCPRLYDYHPKAIPAPYNHSNIDSDEVLYYVDGDFMSRNNIEQGHITLHPKGIPHGPAPGAMERSIGQTITHELAVMVDTFRPLMVTEEAMGLDDGQYYKSWVE, encoded by the coding sequence ATGCCTATATATCATAAACTTGGGGATTTTCCTCAAAAAAGACATACTATATTCGAGAAACCCGACGGAGGGTTGTATTACGAGCAGCTTTTTGGCACCGAAGGTTTTCACGGACATTCTTCTTTGTTGTACCATGTATATCGACCTACTCAGGTAAAAGAGATTGTTAAATCCTATTCGGTGGAACCCAAAATAGCCATCGGGAAAAACATTAAATCATTGTTGTTTAAAGGGTTTGAGTTAAAACCGGAAGATGATTTTCTGGACAGCCGCAAAGCGATGCTTGTTAATAAAGACTGTACCATCGGACTGGCGGCTCCAAAAAAGTCCTTACGCGATTATTTCTATAAAAATGCCGATGCCGATGAAATGATTTTCATCCACAAAGGAAAAGGGAAATTGCGCACCATGATGGGGAATATCGACTTCCAATACGGTGATTATCTAATTATCCCGCGCGGAATGATTTATCAAATCGATTTCGAAACTTCCGAAAACCGATTATTTTATGTCGAATCGTTTGCCCCGTTCTATACGCCAAAACGTTATAAAAACCAATCGGGACAGCATCTGGAACATTCTCCGTTTTGCGAGCGTGACTTTATCTTGCCAAATGAAATCGAAACCTACGACGAAAAGGGTGACTTCCTGATCAAAATCAAAAAGGAAGGGATGATTCACGAAGTAGTCTATGCAACGCATCCTTTTGATGTGATTGGTTGGGATGGATATAATTTTCCTTATGGATTCAGTATTCATAATTTTGAACCGATTACAGGACGTGTGCACCAGCCGCCTCCGGTACACCAGACATTCGAAACCGCTACGTTTGTAGTATGTTCGTTCTGCCCGCGTTTGTACGATTATCATCCAAAAGCCATTCCGGCGCCTTACAACCACAGCAATATAGACAGTGATGAAGTGTTGTATTACGTTGACGGCGATTTCATGAGTCGAAACAATATCGAACAGGGTCATATTACGCTGCATCCAAAAGGCATTCCACACGGACCTGCACCAGGCGCGATGGAAAGAAGCATCGGGCAAACCATAACGCATGAATTGGCGGTAATGGTAGATACATTCCGACCGTTAATGGTAACGGAAGAGGCTATGGGATTGGACGACGGGCAATATTATAAATCCTGGGTAGAGTAA
- a CDS encoding amino acid permease — MSIWKTKSLAQLLGEASESEKGLRRTLSSRALVALGIGAIIGAGLFSLTGIAAAEHAGPAVTLSFILAAVGCAFAGLCYAEFASMIPVAGSAYTYSYATMGEFMAWIIGWDLVLEYALGAATVGVSWSRYFLELLSKLGVHLPHSLICSPWETLKLSDGTVIEGGIINLPAIFIVVMLSLILIRGTKESASMNNFLVILKVSVVILFIVLGWNYIDQANYHPYIPENTGVKGQFGISGIAAGAATVFFAFIGFDAVSTAAQEAKNPQKGMPIGILGSLVICTILYVLFAHVMTGLVPYYEFVGDAKPAATAFAKTPYGFLQTGLIVAILAGYTSVILVMLMGQSRVFYSMSNDGLLPRFFGEVHAKFHTPWKTNLFFMVFVSLFAGFVPVSDLGHMVSIGTLLAFVLVCIGVLVMRKKMPDAPRSFKTPLVPFVPIAGVLVCVYLMYSLPQESWIRLVVWMIIGVIIYFMYGKKNSKVNNQ; from the coding sequence ATGTCTATTTGGAAAACTAAATCATTGGCGCAATTGTTAGGTGAAGCGTCAGAATCTGAAAAAGGTTTAAGAAGAACCCTTTCTTCCCGTGCTCTTGTTGCCTTGGGTATTGGAGCCATCATTGGAGCGGGACTGTTTTCATTAACCGGAATCGCTGCTGCAGAACATGCAGGGCCTGCCGTAACATTATCTTTTATTTTGGCAGCTGTGGGTTGTGCTTTTGCAGGACTTTGTTATGCTGAGTTTGCCTCAATGATTCCTGTTGCCGGAAGTGCCTATACCTATTCTTATGCAACAATGGGTGAGTTTATGGCATGGATTATTGGTTGGGATTTGGTTTTGGAATATGCTTTAGGTGCAGCCACAGTTGGTGTGAGCTGGTCGAGATATTTTCTGGAATTGCTTAGTAAATTAGGCGTTCATTTACCGCACAGTCTTATCTGTTCCCCTTGGGAAACGTTAAAATTGAGTGACGGTACTGTAATAGAAGGAGGAATCATCAATCTTCCTGCTATTTTTATCGTGGTGATGCTTTCGTTGATTTTGATCAGAGGAACAAAGGAGTCGGCATCGATGAACAATTTCCTTGTAATCCTGAAAGTGTCTGTGGTAATATTATTTATCGTATTAGGGTGGAATTATATTGATCAGGCTAATTATCATCCGTACATTCCTGAAAACACAGGAGTGAAAGGGCAGTTTGGTATTTCCGGAATTGCGGCAGGAGCTGCAACGGTTTTCTTTGCCTTCATCGGTTTCGATGCGGTTTCAACTGCGGCTCAAGAGGCGAAAAACCCTCAAAAAGGAATGCCGATTGGTATTTTAGGTTCGTTAGTAATTTGTACTATTTTATATGTTTTGTTTGCACACGTAATGACGGGTCTTGTGCCATATTACGAATTCGTGGGTGATGCAAAACCGGCTGCAACTGCATTCGCTAAAACGCCATACGGATTTTTACAAACCGGTTTGATTGTTGCGATTCTTGCAGGTTATACTTCTGTTATCTTGGTAATGTTAATGGGGCAAAGTCGTGTATTCTATTCCATGAGTAATGACGGTTTGCTGCCGCGTTTCTTCGGAGAAGTTCATGCTAAGTTCCATACGCCTTGGAAAACAAATCTTTTCTTCATGGTGTTTGTGAGTTTGTTTGCTGGATTTGTACCGGTAAGTGATTTAGGTCACATGGTGAGTATTGGTACATTACTGGCTTTCGTGTTGGTATGTATCGGGGTGTTGGTAATGCGTAAAAAAATGCCGGACGCGCCAAGATCTTTCAAAACTCCGTTAGTGCCGTTTGTGCCAATTGCTGGAGTCTTGGTGTGTGTGTATCTAATGTACTCACTTCCGCAGGAAAGCTGGATTCGACTTGTGGTTTGGATGATAATCGGAGTGATTATCTACTTCATGTACGGTAAAAAGAACAGTAAGGTCAATAACCAATAG
- a CDS encoding patatin-like phospholipase family protein produces the protein MKKHLALILIFGLIFHAFAQDQKRPKIGLVLSGGGAKGLAHVGVLKVLEEAGVKVDYIGGTSMGAIVGGLYAAGYTANQLDSIFRAADPDALIQDYIPRTSKNFFEKRNDELYALTLPFNNFKIGVPAALSKGMYNYNMLSRLTNHVRYTRDFNQLPIPFVCIATDIETGQEVVIRNGILPKAILASGAFPSLYTPIEIDGRLLIDGGVTNNYPIEEVKKMGADIIIGVDVQDGLKDRSNLGGATGVLVQIANFEMIQKMSEKRKATDIYIKPDVMGYSVISFDLGKDIITKGEEAAFSVYEILSKYGGTDVKPAKKINGPELTDVITIDTVKINDLNNFTRPYVLGKLRFKNNSKVSFQKLSDGIGNLSSTQNFSAITYYFEKNDGKDNIVFDLKENPINRFLKFGLHYDGLYKSAALINVTQKKLFFKNDNLSVDLILGDNLRYNLNYYYDNGFLWSFGVNSRLNQFEKKSMVDFSNGEALESLGIHSIPLTYLDFTNQVFAQTVFAQKFLIGAGGEWKYLNIESEALENTDPVIENSNYLSFYGYMKFDTRDKNYFTTRGLHFFGDFKTLFYSSDYTNTFEPFSIAKGDIAFVETFFKRLAFKIQSEAGFSIGKHTVPFHDFVLGGYGYNMINNFRHFYGYDFLSVAGDSYIKGEFGFDYEFYKKNHFNAYANYANVGNAIFEDNRWISHPKLSGYALGYGLETLIGPIELKHSWSPETKDHFTWISVGFWF, from the coding sequence ATGAAGAAACATCTTGCGCTGATATTAATTTTTGGCCTGATTTTTCATGCTTTTGCCCAAGATCAAAAAAGACCTAAAATAGGACTGGTTTTGAGTGGCGGCGGGGCTAAAGGATTGGCGCATGTTGGTGTATTGAAGGTGTTGGAGGAAGCCGGCGTAAAAGTGGATTATATAGGCGGAACGAGTATGGGTGCTATTGTCGGTGGATTGTATGCCGCGGGTTATACGGCCAATCAGCTGGATTCTATTTTCAGGGCGGCTGATCCTGATGCCTTGATTCAGGATTACATCCCCAGAACGTCCAAGAACTTTTTCGAGAAAAGAAATGATGAGCTATATGCCTTGACGCTGCCGTTCAATAATTTTAAAATCGGCGTTCCCGCTGCGCTTTCCAAAGGGATGTATAACTATAACATGCTCAGCAGATTGACGAATCACGTTCGTTATACGCGGGATTTTAACCAGCTTCCGATTCCGTTTGTGTGTATTGCTACCGATATAGAAACCGGACAAGAGGTGGTGATCAGAAACGGGATTTTGCCTAAAGCCATTTTAGCGAGTGGTGCATTCCCTTCATTGTATACTCCTATTGAGATAGACGGAAGATTGCTTATCGATGGTGGGGTGACTAATAATTATCCCATCGAAGAAGTAAAGAAAATGGGTGCGGATATCATTATTGGTGTGGATGTTCAGGACGGATTGAAAGACAGAAGTAATCTCGGTGGTGCCACGGGAGTCCTGGTGCAGATTGCCAATTTTGAAATGATCCAGAAAATGAGCGAAAAAAGAAAGGCTACCGATATTTATATTAAGCCCGACGTAATGGGTTATTCTGTTATTTCATTTGATTTGGGAAAAGATATCATTACCAAAGGGGAGGAGGCCGCTTTTTCTGTATATGAAATTCTTTCCAAGTACGGAGGAACTGATGTAAAGCCGGCCAAAAAGATTAATGGCCCCGAACTAACGGATGTGATCACTATCGATACTGTTAAAATCAATGACCTCAATAATTTTACAAGACCCTATGTCTTGGGGAAATTGCGTTTTAAGAATAATTCAAAAGTTTCATTTCAAAAGCTGAGCGACGGTATTGGGAATCTTAGTTCGACACAAAATTTCAGTGCCATTACCTATTATTTTGAAAAAAATGACGGTAAGGACAACATCGTGTTTGATTTAAAGGAGAATCCGATTAACCGCTTCCTGAAATTCGGTTTGCATTACGACGGTTTGTATAAAAGTGCCGCACTGATCAATGTGACACAGAAAAAACTATTTTTTAAAAATGACAATCTTTCCGTTGATCTTATTTTAGGAGATAATCTCCGGTATAATCTGAATTATTATTACGACAACGGATTTCTTTGGAGTTTTGGTGTGAATTCACGCCTCAATCAATTCGAAAAGAAGAGTATGGTTGATTTCAGTAACGGAGAAGCGCTGGAGTCTTTGGGTATTCATTCCATTCCTCTTACATACCTCGATTTTACCAATCAGGTATTTGCTCAAACTGTTTTTGCTCAAAAATTCCTTATCGGAGCAGGTGGTGAGTGGAAGTATTTAAATATAGAATCGGAAGCATTGGAAAATACCGACCCGGTTATTGAAAACAGCAATTATCTTTCCTTCTATGGATACATGAAATTTGATACTAGGGACAAAAATTATTTTACCACAAGAGGATTGCATTTTTTTGGTGATTTTAAAACGTTATTCTATTCCAGTGATTACACTAATACTTTTGAGCCGTTTTCAATTGCAAAAGGTGATATTGCATTTGTGGAAACCTTTTTTAAACGTTTGGCTTTTAAAATTCAGTCGGAAGCCGGATTTTCGATTGGAAAACATACCGTGCCTTTTCATGATTTCGTTTTAGGGGGATACGGTTATAATATGATTAATAATTTCCGACACTTTTACGGATATGACTTTTTAAGTGTTGCCGGGGACAGTTACATAAAAGGAGAATTTGGTTTTGATTATGAATTTTACAAAAAAAATCATTTTAATGCTTATGCCAATTATGCTAATGTGGGCAATGCTATATTTGAAGATAACCGCTGGATTTCCCATCCCAAACTTTCCGGATATGCTCTTGGTTACGGTTTAGAAACGCTGATCGGACCGATAGAGTTGAAACATAGCTGGTCTCCGGAAACCAAAGATCATTTCACTTGGATTAGTGTAGGGTTCTGGTTTTAA
- the uvrC gene encoding excinuclease ABC subunit UvrC: MSLSALELQIQTLPDSPGVYQYYDKEGKILYVGKAKNLKKRVASYFNKVHDNAKTNVLVKKIVSIKHIVVPTETDALLLENNLIKKLQPRYNVMLRDDKTYPWICIKNERFPRIFSTRKMIKDGSEYFGPYTSFKTVHTILDLIKELYPLRTCNYDLSKVNIDSGKFKVCLEYHIGNCKGPCEGLETITDYEKKVQAIREILKGNFKDSLKDFKKHMGELAAEMKFEEAQKIKEKIEVLENYQAKSTILNPKISNIDVFSIVSDEAMAYVNFLQISHGAIVRSHTMELKKKLEETDEELLELAVVELRERFHLNSKEIILPFELDFGEKIKVTVPKLGDKKQILDLSERNAKFYRMDQLKQIKIVDPERHTNRIMSQMQKDLRLSVEPRHIECFDNSNIQGTNPVSACVVFKDGKPSKKDYRHFNIKTVEGPNDFASMEEVVYRRYKRLLDENLPLPQLIIIDGGKGQLSSALKSIDDLGLRGKIAIIGIAKRLEELFYPGDSVPLYLDKKSETLKIIQQLRNEAHRFGITFHRDKRSKAALNSSIESIPGIGEKTMQALILHFKSVKRLKMATEREISDVVGLSKAKKIVEFYNKPNPTE, encoded by the coding sequence ATGTCGCTTTCCGCTTTAGAACTCCAAATCCAAACCCTGCCCGACAGTCCGGGGGTGTATCAGTATTACGATAAGGAAGGTAAAATTCTATACGTAGGAAAAGCGAAGAACCTGAAAAAAAGGGTTGCTTCCTACTTCAATAAAGTACACGACAATGCCAAGACCAATGTGCTGGTAAAGAAAATCGTTTCCATCAAACACATCGTCGTTCCAACTGAAACCGATGCGCTATTGTTGGAAAATAACCTTATTAAAAAACTTCAGCCACGTTATAATGTGATGCTGCGTGATGACAAGACTTATCCGTGGATCTGCATCAAGAACGAACGTTTCCCTCGCATTTTTTCCACCCGAAAAATGATTAAGGACGGTTCGGAGTATTTCGGACCATATACCAGTTTTAAAACCGTACACACGATTCTGGATTTAATCAAAGAACTTTATCCTTTGCGCACCTGCAATTACGATTTGAGCAAAGTCAATATCGACAGCGGAAAGTTCAAGGTTTGCCTGGAATACCATATCGGAAACTGCAAAGGTCCGTGTGAAGGATTGGAAACGATTACGGATTATGAAAAAAAGGTGCAGGCCATCCGCGAAATCCTGAAAGGGAATTTTAAAGACAGTTTAAAGGATTTCAAAAAACATATGGGCGAACTGGCAGCTGAAATGAAATTTGAAGAGGCTCAGAAAATCAAGGAAAAAATTGAAGTGCTTGAAAATTATCAGGCTAAATCGACTATCCTGAACCCGAAAATTTCCAATATTGATGTGTTTTCAATTGTATCAGATGAAGCGATGGCATATGTCAACTTTCTGCAGATTTCCCATGGTGCCATTGTGCGTTCGCATACGATGGAACTCAAAAAGAAACTGGAAGAAACCGACGAAGAGTTGCTGGAACTGGCCGTGGTGGAACTGCGCGAGCGTTTTCATCTGAATTCCAAAGAAATCATTCTTCCGTTTGAATTGGATTTCGGCGAAAAAATAAAAGTGACCGTTCCGAAGTTGGGCGATAAAAAACAGATTCTCGATTTGTCCGAGCGCAATGCCAAGTTTTATCGTATGGATCAACTGAAACAGATCAAAATTGTCGATCCCGAACGTCATACCAACCGAATCATGTCGCAGATGCAAAAAGATTTGCGGCTTTCGGTAGAACCGCGACATATCGAATGTTTTGATAATTCGAACATCCAGGGTACGAATCCGGTTTCGGCCTGTGTGGTATTCAAAGACGGAAAACCCAGCAAAAAAGATTACCGTCATTTCAATATTAAAACCGTTGAAGGTCCGAATGACTTTGCCTCGATGGAAGAAGTGGTATACCGAAGATACAAACGATTGTTGGACGAGAACCTGCCATTGCCACAACTGATCATCATTGATGGCGGAAAGGGGCAATTATCTTCAGCCCTTAAAAGTATTGATGATTTGGGGCTACGCGGAAAAATTGCCATCATAGGTATTGCCAAACGCTTGGAGGAATTGTTTTATCCGGGCGATTCGGTTCCGTTGTATCTGGACAAGAAATCAGAAACGCTTAAAATTATCCAGCAGCTGCGTAACGAAGCCCATCGATTCGGAATCACATTTCATCGTGACAAACGAAGTAAAGCCGCATTGAATTCTTCGATAGAAAGTATACCAGGAATCGGCGAAAAAACGATGCAGGCACTGATTTTACACTTTAAATCGGTGAAACGACTAAAAATGGCGACAGAAAGAGAAATTTCTGACGTCGTAGGTCTTTCAAAAGCCAAAAAAATTGTCGAATTTTACAATAAACCCAACCCAACAGAATAA
- a CDS encoding succinylglutamate desuccinylase/aspartoacylase family protein, whose protein sequence is MNYRNNVLKILKEEILPGESKTINMEIAKLHTMTKLKIPIIVERSKVHGPTVLLTAGLHGDEINGIEIVRQMIVQKINKPKIGTIICIPIINVFGFVNQTREFPDGRDLNRVFPGSKNGSLASRFAYYLLKEVIPHVDYAIDFHAGGASRFNAAQIRIAPNNPELRDLASIFNAPFTLYSNNITGSFRNSCDKLGVKMLLFEGGKSIDINEDVTQKGIEGTKRVLENLGMLNNRKKAIPAESDSTYIEKSTWIRAKYSGMFHGYSAIGSFVEKGQLLATISDPYGKIEHKMKAPNAGYIINVNEAPIVYQGDAIYHISTELEKR, encoded by the coding sequence ATGAATTACCGCAATAACGTCCTGAAAATTCTAAAAGAAGAAATTCTGCCCGGAGAAAGCAAAACCATAAACATGGAAATTGCCAAACTCCACACCATGACCAAACTGAAGATTCCGATTATCGTGGAACGTTCTAAGGTTCATGGCCCTACGGTTTTGCTGACGGCAGGACTGCATGGGGACGAAATCAACGGGATTGAAATCGTACGGCAAATGATCGTACAGAAAATCAACAAACCCAAAATCGGAACGATTATCTGCATTCCAATTATCAATGTTTTCGGATTCGTGAACCAGACCAGGGAATTCCCGGACGGACGAGATCTGAACCGCGTATTCCCAGGAAGTAAAAACGGTTCCCTGGCCAGCCGATTTGCCTATTATCTACTAAAGGAGGTCATTCCACACGTGGATTATGCGATCGATTTCCATGCCGGCGGTGCATCGCGATTTAATGCTGCCCAAATCAGAATTGCGCCTAACAATCCGGAACTGCGTGATTTGGCTTCAATCTTTAATGCTCCTTTCACCTTATATTCCAACAACATTACCGGTTCATTTCGAAATTCCTGCGACAAGCTCGGCGTAAAAATGCTGTTGTTTGAAGGCGGAAAATCCATCGATATTAATGAAGACGTTACTCAAAAAGGCATCGAAGGCACCAAGCGGGTTTTGGAAAATCTAGGCATGCTCAACAACCGAAAAAAAGCCATACCGGCGGAATCAGACAGTACTTATATCGAAAAGTCGACTTGGATACGGGCAAAATATTCCGGCATGTTTCACGGGTATAGCGCCATTGGAAGTTTCGTGGAAAAAGGGCAACTGCTGGCAACCATTTCCGATCCGTACGGAAAGATCGAACACAAAATGAAAGCACCGAATGCCGGCTACATCATCAACGTAAATGAAGCGCCAATTGTTTATCAGGGCGACGCCATTTACCACATTTCCACCGAACTGGAAAAGAGATAG
- a CDS encoding pyridoxal phosphate-dependent decarboxylase family protein, with protein sequence MITWKKLSQTEQQLRIEEALRENVNFAQDISLGYPGSRLDREVFRSDVPFLKDAPLLQTYVANPNHIGCHTYGDSESAFSGTQEMEREVLKVLAIDVFKAETNGYDGYIAPGGTEANIQAIWMYRNHFMNEHQAKLSEIVIIASEDTHYSIPKSANLLMLDWLSVPVDFETRALNILELDNLISEAKAKGKNYFIVVANMGTTMFGSIDNPEDYINALENHQVTYKLHIDGAYGGFVYPFTNNASTISFENPKVSSITIDAHKMLQAPYGTGIFICRKGLIENVLTKEAEYVEGMDLTLCGSRSGANAVAVWMILFTYGPAGWHEKIQALLKRTDWLCSELDALGVRYFRDQNMNIVTINADYIPKGLEKKYDLVPQKHGEGNQWYKIVIMDHVKADHLSTFISDLKSTYHAEKRTAPEV encoded by the coding sequence ATGATTACCTGGAAAAAACTTTCGCAGACCGAACAGCAGTTACGCATTGAAGAAGCATTACGAGAAAATGTGAATTTTGCCCAAGACATTTCATTGGGATATCCGGGCTCCAGACTGGACAGAGAAGTGTTTCGCAGTGATGTCCCTTTTTTGAAAGATGCACCTCTTTTGCAAACATATGTTGCCAATCCGAATCATATCGGCTGCCATACATACGGCGATTCCGAGAGCGCATTTAGCGGTACACAGGAAATGGAACGCGAAGTTTTAAAAGTGCTAGCTATTGATGTTTTTAAAGCCGAAACAAACGGATACGACGGCTATATTGCTCCGGGCGGGACAGAGGCCAACATTCAGGCAATATGGATGTACCGCAATCACTTTATGAATGAACATCAGGCAAAACTGAGTGAGATTGTCATCATCGCTTCGGAAGACACGCATTATTCGATTCCGAAATCAGCCAACTTACTGATGCTCGACTGGCTTTCAGTTCCTGTGGATTTCGAGACCCGTGCTTTGAATATCTTAGAACTTGACAATCTGATTTCCGAAGCTAAAGCCAAAGGAAAAAACTATTTCATCGTGGTGGCCAATATGGGAACGACAATGTTTGGCTCTATTGACAATCCGGAAGATTATATCAACGCATTGGAAAATCACCAAGTAACCTACAAACTTCATATTGATGGGGCCTATGGCGGATTTGTATATCCCTTCACCAATAATGCCTCAACTATATCATTTGAAAATCCTAAAGTCAGCTCCATCACTATTGACGCCCACAAAATGCTTCAGGCGCCTTACGGGACCGGCATTTTTATCTGCCGCAAAGGACTGATCGAAAACGTGCTGACCAAAGAAGCGGAATACGTGGAAGGCATGGACTTGACCCTATGCGGAAGCCGTAGCGGAGCCAACGCAGTAGCAGTCTGGATGATATTGTTTACTTATGGTCCTGCCGGATGGCATGAAAAAATCCAGGCCCTGCTAAAACGTACCGACTGGCTGTGCAGCGAACTTGACGCTTTAGGTGTGCGTTACTTCAGGGATCAAAACATGAATATCGTAACCATCAATGCGGATTATATCCCGAAAGGACTGGAAAAGAAATACGACTTGGTTCCTCAAAAACACGGCGAGGGTAATCAATGGTATAAAATTGTAATAATGGATCATGTAAAAGCAGATCATTTGAGTACTTTTATATCCGATTTGAAAAGTACTTATCATGCTGAAAAAAGAACTGCGCCTGAAGTATAA
- a CDS encoding 5-formyltetrahydrofolate cyclo-ligase — translation MLKKELRLKYKKLRKELTSEEIQDMSLSIANNCLSLSVWDKTYFHLFLPIEEQREVNTEFLLQILSGRDKEIIISKSQFGPTDEETGWQTRKMTHFLLTDNTKIQKNEYNIPEPVDGIEVPSNKIDVVFIPLLAYDKKGHRVGYGKGFYDGFLSECKEDVIKIGLSCFDPEEAISDVRENDIPLNFCVTPYGIFEFK, via the coding sequence ATGCTGAAAAAAGAACTGCGCCTGAAGTATAAAAAACTACGGAAAGAGTTGACATCTGAAGAAATCCAGGACATGAGCCTGAGCATTGCCAATAATTGTCTCTCTTTATCGGTTTGGGACAAAACCTATTTCCATTTGTTTTTACCCATCGAAGAACAACGAGAAGTGAACACTGAATTCCTTCTACAGATTCTTTCGGGAAGGGATAAGGAAATCATCATCTCTAAATCACAATTCGGCCCAACTGATGAAGAAACCGGGTGGCAGACCAGAAAAATGACCCATTTTCTCCTCACGGATAATACCAAAATCCAAAAAAACGAATACAACATTCCGGAGCCCGTTGATGGCATCGAGGTGCCATCGAATAAAATTGATGTGGTTTTTATTCCGCTTTTAGCCTATGATAAAAAAGGACATCGCGTGGGTTACGGCAAAGGATTTTATGATGGGTTTCTTTCGGAATGTAAAGAAGACGTGATTAAAATAGGCCTATCCTGCTTCGATCCGGAAGAAGCTATTTCTGATGTTCGCGAGAATGACATTCCGTTGAATTTTTGTGTAACACCTTACGGTATTTTTGAATTCAAATAA